One Myxocyprinus asiaticus isolate MX2 ecotype Aquarium Trade chromosome 20, UBuf_Myxa_2, whole genome shotgun sequence genomic region harbors:
- the LOC127411343 gene encoding activator of 90 kDa heat shock protein ATPase homolog 1-like, with protein MAKWGEGDPRWIVEERADATNVNNWHWTERDATNWSSEKLKELLMGLQVESEEGKCEITEVSQVEGEASINNRKGKLIFFYEWNLKATWTGTSKSGIKYKGNIEVPNLSDENDMDELDISVSLCKDEPKTALLSLMRGEGASKVRTALASYVGLLKTEFTQGMILPTANGMTKQQTETAQAPTKASKTQIGSCNPTPPPPSTGVKIPTCKFSLKDTFLTSPEELYRVFLSQEMVQAFTRSGAVVEAEKGGKFRLLDGNVNGEFQELVPEEKIVMKWRFNSWPCEHYATVTLIFTDKGNETELKIECRAVPESEEERTRNGWQRYYCQAIKQTFGYGAQLY; from the exons ATGGCGAAGTGGGGAGAAGGAGACCCTCGCTGGATCGTGGAGGAGAGAGCGGATGCCACAAACGTCAACAACTGGCATTG GACGGAGAGGGACGCCACAAACTGGTCATCAGAGAAGCTGAAGGAGCTGCTCATGGGGCTGCAGGTGGAGAGTGAAGAAGGCAAGTGTGAGATCACAGAGGTCAGCCAGGTGGAGGGAGAGGCGTCCATCAACAACCGCAAAGGAAAGCTTATCTTTTTCTATGAATGGAATCTGAAGGCCACCTGGACAG ggacATCAAAATCAGGCATTAAATACAAGGGGAACATTGAAGTTCCAAACCTTTCAGATGAAAATGACATGGATGAACTTGAT atcagcgtAAGTCTTTGTAAAGATGAGCCTAAAACTGCGCTGCTTTCTCTGATGAGGGGGGAGGGTGCCAGTAAAGTTCGTACAGCGCTGGCTAGCTACGTTGGACTTCTCAAAACAG AGTTCACACAGGGCATGATCCTGCCCACAGCCAATGGCATGACAAAACAGCAGACAGAGACAGCCCAAGCACCAACCAAGGCAAGCAAAACTCAG aTTGGCTCATGTAACCCCACGCCACCACCTCCTAGCACAGGGGTAAAGATCCCCACTTGCAAGTTTTCACTAAAGGACACTTTCCTCACCTCACCTGAAGAGCTTTACAGGGTTTTCCTCAGTCAAGAG ATGGTTCAGGCTTTCACACGCAGTGGTGCTGTGGTTGAGGCTGAGAAAGGTGGGAAGTTTCGCCTGTTGGACGGAAACGTGAACGGCGAGTTCCAGGAGCTG GTACCTGAGGAAAAGATAGTAATGAAATGGAGGTTCAATTCATGGCCTTGTG AGCACTACGCAACGGTGACATTGATATTCACAGACAAGGGTAATGAGACAGAGTTAAAGATTGAGTGTCGGGCAGTTCCCGAGAGTGAAGAGGAACGAACACGAAATGGCTGGCAGAGGTACTACTGCCAAGCCATTAAACAGACATTTGGCTATGGTGCACAACTCTACTGA
- the LOC127411364 gene encoding dr1-associated corepressor, translating to MPGQKRKYNVRFPPGRIKKIMQKDTEVGRIATAVPVIISKALEMFLRSLLTKASKITQSRNSRVMSINHMKQCIHSEKLFDFLKDLADQPSSVSASECKTKGKWQSHRKRLQSVSIKARSPERQEPPQKATNDLLINSDSSSESELFICLETHSP from the exons ATGCCCGGACAGAAGAGAAAATATAACGTTCGCTTTCCACCC GGACGCATCAAGAAAATCATGCAAAAAGACACAGAGGTTGGAAGAATCGCCACAGCTGTACCGGTCATCATAT CTAAAGCTTTAGAAATGTTCCTCAGATCTCTTCTTACCAAGGCCAGTAAAATAACACAGTCAAGGAACAGCAGAGTGATGTCCATCAATCACAT GAAACAGTGTATTCATTCAGAGAAGCTGTTTGACTTCCTAAAGGATCTGGCAGATCAGCCCTCCTCTGTATCAGCATCGGAGTGCAAAACTAAGGGCAAATGGCAGTCACACCG GAAACGCTTGCAAAGTGTGTCTATCAAAGCCAGGTCACCTGAAAGGCAGGAGCCACCCCAGAAAGCCACCAATGATCTACTCATCAACAGTGATTCATCCAGT GAGTCGGAGCTTTTCATCTGTTTGGAAACTCATTCACCTTAA